Proteins from a single region of Paenibacillus sp. BIHB 4019:
- a CDS encoding nucleoside-diphosphate sugar epimerase/dehydratase, with the protein MWKKRIPLLLFVDILTSTLITLICFALMYEGEGASYWHAVLIFAPVLSTSTILFMLRYNLYQRIWKYSSVGELVSIFKAVTLGVIVSGLLFSVLKWEWVDLALLLFIFQSSLIVKGSTRFALRLRSDTYNKKGTGDIKVLIIGAGDCGSMVAKEIKQNKYINNSYPVGFIDDDEQKRGNRVGGLRVLGNRNDIAAVVEKHEINHIIIALPAASKKDISEIINLCKETSCELKIVPRLDDIILGKVTASSIRNVEVEDLLGRSPVAIDLEGIANYVEGKVVLVTGAGGSIGSELCRQIAPFKPGKLLLLGHGENSIYQIDMELGKTFKDLQTEAIIADVQDRETLFALFGEYSPQVVFHAAAHKHVPLMERNPKQAVMNNIMGTKNVAEACDQHGVERFVLVSTDKAVNPTSVMGATKRVAEIIVQSISFYSNTKFAAVRFGNVLGSRGSVIPLFKAQIAEGGPVTVTDPEMIRYFMTIPEASQLVVQAGAFAKGGEVFILDMDKPVKIYELAKDLIRLSGFEPYRDIDIKFTGLRPGEKMYEELLTDAEGMSATLNNRIFIGKPMAQDIEPVMLELQHLEGIIRSDLSEVKAFVKRTITSQNRSAV; encoded by the coding sequence ATGTGGAAAAAAAGAATTCCACTCTTGTTATTCGTTGATATTTTAACAAGTACGCTCATCACATTAATCTGCTTCGCCTTAATGTATGAAGGCGAAGGAGCGAGCTACTGGCATGCGGTGCTTATTTTTGCGCCAGTCCTGTCGACATCAACGATTTTATTCATGCTTCGTTACAATTTGTACCAGCGAATATGGAAGTATTCGAGCGTCGGCGAGCTTGTGTCGATTTTCAAAGCGGTCACGCTTGGCGTTATCGTCAGCGGACTGTTGTTTAGCGTTTTGAAGTGGGAATGGGTGGATCTAGCTCTGCTGTTGTTCATTTTCCAGTCTTCGCTGATTGTTAAAGGCAGCACGCGCTTTGCGCTGCGTCTCAGAAGCGATACGTACAACAAAAAAGGCACCGGCGATATCAAAGTATTGATTATCGGCGCAGGCGACTGCGGCTCAATGGTGGCTAAGGAAATTAAGCAAAACAAATACATCAACAACAGCTATCCGGTTGGTTTCATTGATGATGATGAGCAGAAGCGGGGCAACCGAGTTGGCGGCCTTCGCGTACTAGGCAATCGCAATGATATCGCCGCAGTTGTGGAGAAGCATGAGATCAACCACATCATTATCGCGCTTCCGGCGGCAAGCAAGAAGGATATTTCCGAAATTATCAATCTCTGCAAGGAAACAAGCTGTGAGCTGAAAATTGTGCCGCGGCTGGATGACATTATTCTCGGCAAAGTGACGGCATCGTCGATTCGCAATGTCGAAGTAGAAGATTTGCTCGGCAGAAGCCCAGTGGCTATCGACCTTGAAGGCATCGCGAATTACGTGGAAGGCAAGGTTGTACTGGTGACGGGAGCAGGCGGCTCCATTGGTTCAGAGCTGTGCCGCCAAATTGCGCCGTTTAAGCCAGGCAAGCTGCTGCTGCTCGGCCATGGGGAGAACAGCATCTATCAAATTGATATGGAGCTGGGCAAGACGTTTAAGGACTTGCAGACGGAGGCGATTATCGCCGATGTACAAGACCGTGAAACGCTGTTCGCGCTGTTTGGCGAATACAGTCCGCAAGTCGTCTTCCATGCGGCCGCTCATAAGCATGTTCCTTTGATGGAGCGCAATCCGAAGCAGGCGGTCATGAACAATATTATGGGTACGAAAAATGTAGCCGAAGCCTGTGACCAGCACGGTGTGGAGCGATTTGTCCTCGTCTCGACGGACAAGGCGGTCAACCCGACGAGCGTCATGGGCGCGACGAAGCGCGTAGCGGAAATTATCGTGCAGTCGATCAGCTTTTACAGCAATACGAAATTTGCAGCTGTACGATTCGGCAACGTATTGGGCAGCCGGGGCAGCGTCATTCCGCTGTTCAAAGCGCAAATTGCCGAGGGCGGCCCGGTTACCGTAACCGATCCGGAGATGATTCGTTATTTTATGACGATACCGGAGGCTTCCCAACTGGTCGTGCAAGCAGGCGCCTTTGCCAAGGGCGGCGAGGTATTCATTCTCGATATGGACAAGCCTGTCAAAATTTACGAGCTGGCCAAAGACTTAATTCGCTTATCCGGCTTCGAGCCGTACCGCGACATTGACATTAAATTCACCGGCCTGCGTCCGGGCGAGAAAATGTATGAAGAGCTGCTGACCGATGCTGAAGGCATGTCGGCTACGCTCAACAACCGCATTTTCATCGGTAAGCCAATGGCGCAGGATATTGAGCCGGTTATGCTGGAGCTTCAGCATTTGGAAGGCATTATCCGTTCGGATTTGTCGGAGGTTAAAGCCTTCGTGAAGCGGACGATAACATCCCAGAACCGCAGCGCCGTATAG
- a CDS encoding glycosyltransferase — protein sequence MVQHKVVHMTTVHHPMDTRIFHKECASLANAAYDVTLIATDHPDLDRVKPAFKLIKLQKAANRWVRMTKNSWQAYRLAKQLEADVYHFHDPELIWVGWLLKNKSNHVVYDIHEDYETGIRQKKYLPVWARNTLAGIYRIVEKLCINQFEIVLAEKYYRDKYLRGVDVLNYPILQPMADKPAADAEAGTAQHDDAIHLLYTGNVTLDRGSELHAQIAKLDERIHVHYVGKCAQPIADRVAEAAGAAADRVTIDGVEKFIARDAIDAYYAESRWLAGLALFPPTEHYAKKELTKFFEYMNAGLPIICSNFPSWEAFVNLHGCGIAVDPNDGPAVLRAINELKNDPAKAARMGRNGQRAVREQLNWVHEENKLLSFYSQLLTK from the coding sequence ATGGTTCAACATAAGGTGGTTCATATGACAACGGTGCACCATCCGATGGATACCCGCATTTTCCATAAAGAATGCGCCTCGCTCGCGAATGCGGCCTATGATGTGACGCTGATTGCGACGGACCATCCGGATCTGGACCGGGTAAAACCGGCTTTCAAGCTGATCAAGCTTCAGAAAGCAGCGAACCGCTGGGTTCGTATGACGAAGAACAGCTGGCAGGCTTACCGGCTCGCGAAGCAGCTTGAGGCGGATGTGTACCATTTTCATGATCCCGAGCTGATTTGGGTAGGCTGGCTGCTCAAAAATAAAAGCAATCATGTCGTTTACGACATCCATGAGGATTACGAAACGGGCATTCGGCAGAAGAAATATTTGCCGGTCTGGGCTAGAAATACGCTTGCGGGCATTTATCGCATTGTAGAGAAGCTTTGTATTAATCAGTTCGAAATTGTGCTGGCAGAAAAATATTACCGGGACAAATATTTGCGCGGCGTAGATGTGCTGAACTATCCGATCCTGCAGCCGATGGCGGACAAGCCTGCTGCAGACGCGGAAGCTGGCACAGCGCAGCACGATGATGCCATTCATCTGCTGTACACGGGCAATGTCACGCTGGATCGCGGCTCCGAGCTGCATGCTCAGATAGCGAAGCTGGATGAGCGCATTCATGTGCATTATGTAGGCAAATGCGCGCAGCCGATTGCAGACCGGGTTGCCGAAGCTGCCGGTGCTGCGGCGGATCGCGTAACGATCGACGGAGTGGAGAAGTTTATCGCCCGGGATGCGATTGACGCTTATTACGCCGAGAGCCGCTGGCTGGCGGGTCTCGCGCTGTTTCCGCCGACTGAGCATTATGCGAAGAAAGAGCTGACGAAGTTTTTTGAATATATGAATGCAGGGCTGCCAATCATTTGCTCCAATTTTCCAAGCTGGGAAGCGTTCGTGAACCTTCATGGGTGCGGCATTGCGGTCGATCCTAACGATGGGCCGGCGGTACTGCGAGCGATTAATGAACTAAAGAACGACCCGGCGAAAGCGGCGAGAATGGGACGCAATGGCCAGCGGGCCGTGCGCGAACAGCTGAACTGGGTACATGAAGAGAACAAACTGCTTAGTTTCTACTCGCAGCTGCTGACCAAATAG
- a CDS encoding lipopolysaccharide biosynthesis protein, which yields MPAKSDNHVSEAGLTRRTRKGFLWAFTGTGLQNVIQMVVLVVLARFVGAEEFGLINMALVIVSFSTLFASIGVGPAIIQRKEINTVDLQVSFFISSMLGVVVAAVLWLSSDLLAGFFKMPQLAEVLGILALVFPLNGVAIVSEALLQRELKFRQLSLSQIVSYTAGYGIVGITLGVYGYGIWALLAAHLVQTAIRFTMLIAAQPPRFLREKTSGHAQAAKSLLRFGGGATIDSLSNYLAVQSDNLIIGRGLGAAALGLYGRAYQLAVLPATLLGQVLDKVLFSSMSKLQDDLQQLKASYIRSISYTSLLVAPISVICYLLAPEIVAVVLGSGWTEVVIPFQILCVGMLFRTTYKISNSLVLARGYVYKRASRQVLYVLLVIAGAGIGMRWGLSGAAFGVLIAISLHYFNMLYLCKTILSCTWRELGKAHLPALLGSVWTLVGLYAVTEAIRPLGMASFVNLVGSGIFAVVWFAVVVLLFPKVMVHTSRTALRGKMQQVLGKVRRKRQA from the coding sequence ATGCCAGCCAAATCGGATAATCACGTTTCGGAAGCCGGCTTGACCCGCAGAACCCGCAAGGGCTTTCTGTGGGCATTCACGGGAACCGGATTGCAAAATGTCATTCAGATGGTCGTGCTTGTCGTCCTTGCCCGCTTCGTCGGTGCCGAGGAGTTTGGACTCATTAATATGGCGCTCGTAATCGTCAGCTTCTCGACCTTGTTTGCCAGTATTGGTGTAGGTCCGGCCATTATTCAGCGCAAGGAAATCAACACGGTCGACTTGCAGGTTTCCTTCTTTATTTCTTCTATGCTTGGCGTTGTAGTGGCAGCGGTGCTTTGGCTGTCCTCTGATTTGCTGGCAGGTTTTTTCAAAATGCCGCAGCTTGCAGAAGTGCTAGGCATATTGGCGCTCGTGTTTCCGCTCAATGGCGTTGCCATTGTATCTGAAGCTTTGCTGCAACGGGAGCTGAAGTTCCGTCAGCTATCGCTGTCGCAAATCGTATCTTATACGGCGGGCTACGGCATCGTCGGCATTACGCTCGGTGTGTATGGCTATGGCATTTGGGCGCTGTTAGCAGCGCATTTGGTGCAGACGGCTATCCGCTTTACGATGCTGATTGCCGCGCAGCCGCCCCGGTTTCTGCGGGAAAAGACGAGTGGACATGCGCAGGCGGCGAAATCGCTGCTGCGATTTGGCGGTGGCGCAACCATCGACAGCCTAAGCAATTATTTGGCGGTCCAAAGCGATAATTTAATCATTGGCCGCGGGCTTGGCGCAGCTGCGCTGGGATTGTACGGCAGAGCCTATCAGCTTGCAGTGCTTCCGGCCACGCTGCTTGGGCAAGTGCTCGATAAAGTGCTGTTTTCGTCGATGTCCAAGCTTCAGGATGATCTTCAGCAGCTAAAAGCCTCTTATATTAGAAGCATTTCTTATACATCCCTGCTTGTTGCTCCTATTAGCGTCATCTGTTATTTGCTAGCTCCCGAGATTGTCGCTGTCGTTCTGGGAAGCGGGTGGACGGAGGTCGTGATTCCATTCCAAATTTTATGCGTTGGCATGTTATTCCGTACAACTTACAAAATCAGCAATTCACTCGTATTGGCAAGAGGGTATGTGTACAAACGGGCTTCACGACAGGTGCTTTACGTCCTGCTTGTTATCGCGGGCGCAGGGATTGGCATGCGCTGGGGGTTGTCCGGGGCCGCTTTCGGCGTTTTAATTGCCATAAGCTTGCACTACTTCAATATGCTGTACTTGTGTAAAACGATTTTGTCGTGCACGTGGCGGGAGCTGGGGAAGGCGCATTTGCCTGCGCTGCTCGGCAGTGTGTGGACGCTGGTTGGCTTATATGCCGTGACGGAGGCGATCAGGCCGCTTGGCATGGCCAGCTTTGTCAATCTTGTAGGATCAGGCATTTTTGCGGTGGTATGGTTTGCAGTGGTTGTGCTGTTGTTCCCTAAAGTGATGGTACATACGAGCAGAACGGCGCTCCGGGGCAAAATGCAGCAGGTGCTGGGCAAGGTGCGCAGAAAACGGCAAGCTTAA
- a CDS encoding UDP-glucose/GDP-mannose dehydrogenase family protein, which yields MKVTIIGTGYVGLVNGACFAEKGHHVICADINQNKIDQLNDGQIPIYEPGLAELVHANRQAGRLAFSSDVEAAIQASDIIYIAVGTPMSPTGEADLTYVDGVAETIGKSLNGYKVVVNKSTVPVGTGKRVESIIRGHLGGREAAFDVVSNPEFLREGTAIKDCMNMERAVIGAESKQAMQLIRELHEPFNTTIVETNIETAEMIKYASNAFLAMKISFINDISNICERVGANVVDLSYGLGLDSRIGNKFLDAGIGFGGSCFPKDTEALISISKNVGYEFKLIESVITTNKNQPIHFVQKIDTIVGSVAGKKIAVLGLAFKPETDDMRSAPSIPIIRELISRGAEVHAYDPVAVEQAKLVIGTDVVYSDDLLQTVDGCDACVILTEWPQVVKMDLDEVKKRLKQPILIDGRNIFDLAEMEKRQFVYASIGRPDINAYASQIG from the coding sequence ATGAAAGTTACGATAATTGGTACAGGCTATGTTGGCCTGGTGAACGGCGCTTGCTTCGCAGAGAAAGGCCATCATGTCATTTGTGCCGACATTAACCAAAACAAAATTGACCAGCTGAATGACGGGCAAATTCCCATCTATGAGCCGGGTCTTGCTGAATTGGTACACGCGAACCGCCAAGCGGGAAGACTTGCCTTCTCAAGCGACGTGGAAGCGGCTATTCAGGCTTCGGATATTATTTATATTGCAGTGGGCACGCCAATGTCGCCAACCGGCGAAGCGGATCTGACTTACGTTGATGGCGTGGCCGAGACGATTGGGAAGTCGCTGAACGGCTATAAAGTCGTCGTGAACAAAAGCACAGTGCCCGTTGGAACGGGCAAGCGGGTAGAGTCGATCATTCGGGGGCATCTAGGCGGAAGAGAGGCAGCCTTTGATGTCGTATCCAATCCGGAATTTCTGCGTGAAGGCACGGCCATTAAGGATTGCATGAATATGGAGCGCGCTGTCATCGGCGCTGAAAGCAAGCAGGCGATGCAGCTCATTCGCGAGCTCCATGAACCATTCAACACGACCATTGTCGAGACCAACATTGAGACGGCTGAAATGATTAAATATGCCAGCAATGCCTTCCTCGCGATGAAAATTTCCTTCATTAATGATATTTCCAACATTTGCGAACGGGTCGGTGCGAATGTCGTTGATTTGTCTTATGGGCTAGGTCTGGACAGCCGCATTGGAAATAAATTTTTAGACGCCGGTATCGGATTTGGCGGTTCTTGCTTTCCGAAGGATACCGAAGCACTCATTTCCATCTCCAAAAATGTCGGGTACGAATTCAAGCTGATTGAATCGGTTATTACGACGAACAAAAATCAGCCGATCCATTTTGTGCAAAAAATCGATACAATTGTAGGTTCTGTTGCAGGCAAAAAAATTGCCGTGCTCGGTCTGGCGTTTAAGCCGGAGACAGATGATATGCGCTCTGCGCCTTCGATTCCAATCATTCGCGAGCTTATCAGCCGCGGTGCTGAAGTGCATGCTTATGATCCGGTAGCGGTTGAACAAGCGAAGCTGGTTATTGGCACGGATGTTGTTTATTCGGATGATCTGCTGCAAACAGTTGACGGCTGCGATGCTTGTGTCATTTTGACCGAATGGCCGCAAGTGGTGAAGATGGATTTGGATGAAGTGAAAAAGCGGCTTAAGCAGCCGATTTTGATCGACGGACGCAACATATTTGATTTGGCAGAGATGGAGAAGCGGCAATTCGTGTATGCTTCCATCGGTCGCCCGGATATTAACGCTTATGCCAGCCAAATCGGATAA
- the galU gene encoding UTP--glucose-1-phosphate uridylyltransferase GalU has product MKVTKAIIPAAGLGTRFLPATKAMPKEMLPVLDKPTIQYIVEEAVQSGIEEIIIVTGKGKRSIEDHFDNAFELEANLLKNQKLHLLEKVQEISKVDIHYIRQKEPKGLGHAIWCARKFIGNEPFAVLLGDDIVKGETPCTKQLIDAFEQTGKSVIGVQHVPDKETARYGIIDPSEVNDRFIKVNNLVEKPKLGTAPSNFAIMGRYVLTPEVFNLIEQQEVGAGQEIQLTDALQKLNQVEDVLAYLFEGRRYDVGEIPGFILTNVEFALERQEFSADLIKSLEQILSRAKSGVNA; this is encoded by the coding sequence ATGAAAGTAACAAAAGCGATTATTCCGGCAGCCGGACTTGGAACGAGGTTTTTGCCAGCAACAAAGGCGATGCCGAAAGAGATGCTCCCCGTCTTGGACAAGCCAACGATTCAATATATTGTAGAAGAGGCCGTACAATCCGGGATTGAAGAAATTATTATTGTAACGGGCAAAGGCAAACGTTCGATCGAGGACCATTTTGACAATGCGTTTGAGCTGGAAGCGAATTTGCTGAAAAATCAAAAGCTGCATCTGCTTGAGAAGGTACAGGAAATTTCCAAAGTCGACATTCATTATATTCGTCAAAAAGAACCAAAAGGCCTCGGGCACGCGATTTGGTGCGCACGCAAGTTTATCGGCAATGAGCCTTTCGCCGTGCTGCTCGGTGATGACATCGTTAAAGGCGAGACGCCATGCACGAAGCAGTTGATTGATGCTTTTGAGCAAACGGGCAAATCGGTTATCGGCGTACAGCATGTACCGGATAAAGAAACGGCGCGTTATGGCATTATTGATCCATCTGAGGTGAATGATCGGTTTATTAAAGTGAACAATTTGGTGGAGAAGCCGAAGCTGGGCACAGCACCTTCCAACTTTGCCATTATGGGACGGTATGTGCTGACGCCGGAAGTATTCAACCTGATTGAGCAGCAAGAGGTTGGAGCTGGCCAGGAAATCCAATTGACCGATGCGCTGCAAAAGCTGAACCAGGTCGAGGACGTGCTCGCTTATCTATTTGAGGGCAGACGTTACGATGTCGGTGAAATTCCGGGCTTTATTTTGACAAATGTAGAGTTCGCACTCGAACGTCAGGAGTTTTCCGCAGATTTAATCAAATCGCTTGAACAGATTTTAAGCCGTGCGAAAAGTGGAGTGAATGCATAA
- a CDS encoding Wzz/FepE/Etk N-terminal domain-containing protein codes for MEIHRMVKLIIRRLPFVIIPALLLSVAVGYVKMQSPPSYKATAEIVITSQETSDNFTSIQGSLKLMDTYNVILKNPLILEQVIAALGLPYSTDQLAAKVSAKSVELSQVIRITVTDGDRKQAASIANTIVSVFRSQSLELFKINNVVLLHKASPEKAVYVSANPLFYMLLSFVGGLIILLCLWLLLHMMSRKLQTAPEVQAIFAEVPMETTKLASRAEAAIPFYGGWLKRRAAEEAKSRAMRYRHVMEKSGKRTLAFGTLDRKSASGNISKQLAQKLAVESKVAWVRFNPNGKLPNTASGKKGYAEWPISPGFYGKIKTAGQQLDFIEVCVVGGSLSMKTSAEELMAQLRDSYEVVIWDLPSYVHCSEAQTIAELADWHTLVIKENRVLAPVAQEWKSRLAATDVQINSIVFIEV; via the coding sequence TTGGAAATACACAGAATGGTTAAGCTGATCATCCGCAGATTGCCGTTTGTCATTATTCCGGCACTGCTGCTGTCAGTCGCAGTGGGCTATGTGAAAATGCAAAGTCCTCCGTCTTATAAGGCAACGGCTGAAATTGTAATAACCTCACAAGAGACAAGTGATAATTTCACTTCCATTCAAGGCAGTCTCAAGCTGATGGATACGTATAATGTTATTTTGAAAAATCCACTGATTTTGGAGCAGGTAATTGCGGCGCTTGGCCTGCCTTACAGCACAGATCAACTGGCTGCCAAAGTTAGCGCGAAAAGCGTCGAGCTCTCGCAGGTTATCCGAATTACCGTAACCGATGGTGACCGTAAGCAGGCAGCGTCCATTGCCAACACCATCGTTAGCGTGTTCCGCTCGCAAAGCTTGGAGCTGTTCAAAATCAACAATGTTGTTTTATTGCATAAAGCAAGCCCGGAAAAAGCGGTTTATGTGAGCGCCAATCCGTTATTTTATATGCTGCTCTCATTTGTTGGCGGACTGATTATCTTATTGTGCTTATGGCTTTTGCTGCATATGATGTCGCGCAAGCTGCAGACAGCACCGGAAGTGCAAGCGATATTCGCCGAGGTTCCGATGGAAACGACGAAGCTCGCCAGCCGGGCGGAAGCTGCAATTCCGTTTTATGGGGGATGGCTGAAGCGCCGTGCGGCAGAGGAAGCGAAGTCTCGTGCAATGCGTTACCGCCATGTGATGGAGAAAAGCGGGAAACGTACATTGGCCTTTGGAACGCTTGACCGCAAGAGTGCGAGCGGGAATATCAGCAAGCAGCTGGCGCAGAAGCTGGCTGTGGAAAGCAAGGTCGCTTGGGTGAGGTTTAACCCGAACGGCAAGCTGCCAAATACGGCTTCCGGCAAAAAAGGCTATGCGGAATGGCCGATTAGCCCTGGCTTTTATGGCAAAATCAAAACCGCTGGACAGCAGCTGGATTTCATCGAGGTATGCGTGGTAGGCGGAAGCCTATCCATGAAAACTTCGGCTGAGGAATTGATGGCGCAGCTTCGGGACAGCTACGAAGTTGTAATCTGGGATTTGCCTTCTTATGTTCATTGCTCGGAAGCGCAGACGATTGCAGAGCTGGCCGATTGGCATACGCTCGTAATCAAGGAGAACCGGGTACTCGCTCCGGTTGCACAGGAATGGAAAAGCCGTCTTGCGGCAACGGATGTTCAGATAAATAGTATCGTGTTTATTGAAGTGTAA
- a CDS encoding glycosyltransferase: MIVYLVWRLVQTLPSGWSLIFGSLLLFFEIISIFQSVLFHILLLKPTERKPAPLPDNLYSVDVTIATYNEPPSLVRKTILACKNLNYPEHLLNIWVCDDGKRAEMRELAEGLGVHYLDRPGNEHAKAGNLNHALTKMKGDLLLTLDADMMPKPDFLQRTVGFFAENEKLAYVQTPQVFYNEDIFQYNYYQGRNIPNEQDMFMRLIQSGRDRFNAVIYVGSNCIFRRSAIDHIGGFVIGTITEDLATGMKLQSNGFDSYCLNEVLALGLTSESISDQIKQRARWARGTIQTTRMSNPLEAKGLSLMQRLLYFSNLLYWYFGVTRFMYILSPMLFLTFGVAILETSLKQLLIFWLPYFLFSVTVVPYLTNKKLNVFWNNVYETAMTPTLFLAALQETIFRKAIPFEVTPKGIYQNKTSINYRYMMPLFVLLALSIVLMGLNVGRIAGAGENELQPMLINLFWLGYNGVFLLLALLLGFERPRMREAERFAKELPLTLRYMEDEELKMESVRTLDISETGCRIYTDSILPLPERMELDIPLSQDAIRVAAEKIFYDKHGSGFQVGFKLHWSNIDEERKWLAEVYGSADEFVKGIFQAGVWTSITSYLSNFKYTYKSINRKSPRVRLKRRASIVVDQEDRYRTQLLDISYTGCRIELPQKAAMHEGKKVRLQIIGSAFEANGRLIRVGWAKRNKMTAAIVFDEAFDLSLLLGESSSIPPSKELRSGIVPAEANSKS; encoded by the coding sequence ATGATCGTGTATCTAGTATGGAGACTTGTACAAACGCTCCCATCTGGCTGGTCATTAATTTTTGGATCGTTGTTACTATTTTTTGAAATCATTTCTATTTTTCAATCCGTTTTATTCCACATTCTTCTGCTAAAACCCACTGAAAGAAAGCCTGCGCCATTACCTGACAACCTTTATTCTGTGGATGTTACAATCGCTACCTACAATGAACCGCCATCCTTGGTTAGAAAAACCATCCTTGCTTGTAAAAACTTGAATTATCCGGAACATTTGTTAAATATTTGGGTGTGCGATGATGGAAAACGAGCGGAAATGAGAGAATTAGCCGAAGGTTTAGGCGTTCATTATCTCGATCGTCCCGGAAATGAGCATGCTAAAGCGGGCAATTTGAATCATGCGCTGACGAAGATGAAGGGCGATTTGCTCCTTACTTTAGATGCCGATATGATGCCAAAACCGGATTTTTTACAGCGAACGGTAGGTTTTTTTGCAGAGAATGAGAAGCTTGCTTACGTACAAACGCCCCAAGTTTTTTACAACGAAGATATTTTCCAATACAACTATTACCAAGGGCGTAACATTCCGAACGAACAAGATATGTTTATGCGGCTTATTCAATCTGGAAGAGACCGTTTTAATGCTGTTATTTATGTGGGCAGCAACTGCATCTTCCGGCGCAGCGCCATTGACCATATTGGTGGTTTCGTTATTGGAACGATAACAGAGGATTTGGCTACAGGGATGAAGCTTCAATCCAATGGGTTTGATTCTTATTGCTTGAATGAGGTGCTGGCACTAGGACTAACGTCTGAGTCCATATCCGATCAAATCAAACAGCGGGCCCGTTGGGCAAGGGGCACGATACAGACGACGAGGATGTCCAATCCGCTTGAGGCAAAGGGTTTATCATTGATGCAGCGCCTGCTTTATTTCTCCAACCTGCTGTATTGGTACTTTGGCGTCACACGCTTTATGTACATATTGTCCCCTATGCTCTTTTTAACCTTTGGTGTGGCGATTCTTGAAACAAGCTTGAAACAACTGCTTATTTTCTGGCTGCCATATTTCTTGTTCTCGGTTACCGTTGTACCTTATTTAACGAATAAGAAGCTTAATGTGTTCTGGAACAATGTTTACGAGACGGCCATGACGCCAACGTTATTCCTCGCAGCCCTTCAGGAAACAATCTTCCGCAAGGCTATTCCCTTTGAAGTGACGCCGAAAGGCATTTATCAGAACAAAACGTCTATTAATTATCGTTATATGATGCCATTGTTTGTTCTGCTGGCGCTGTCAATTGTACTGATGGGTTTAAATGTGGGGCGTATTGCAGGGGCGGGAGAAAATGAATTGCAGCCTATGCTTATTAATTTATTTTGGCTAGGTTATAACGGAGTATTCCTGCTTCTCGCGCTGTTGCTTGGTTTTGAACGCCCGCGCATGCGGGAGGCGGAACGCTTTGCGAAGGAGCTGCCGCTCACGCTTCGTTATATGGAAGATGAAGAGCTGAAGATGGAAAGCGTCAGGACACTGGATATTAGCGAAACAGGCTGCCGTATTTATACGGACTCGATTTTGCCGCTTCCAGAGCGCATGGAGCTGGATATTCCATTATCCCAGGACGCTATACGCGTAGCTGCCGAAAAAATATTTTATGATAAGCATGGCTCCGGATTTCAGGTGGGCTTCAAGCTTCATTGGAGCAACATCGATGAGGAGCGCAAATGGCTTGCTGAAGTATACGGCAGTGCGGATGAGTTCGTTAAGGGCATTTTCCAGGCGGGCGTATGGACTTCTATAACCAGTTATCTTTCTAATTTCAAGTACACCTATAAGTCGATAAATCGCAAGTCCCCGAGAGTTAGGCTGAAGCGGCGTGCTTCGATCGTGGTCGATCAAGAAGACCGCTACCGGACACAGCTGCTGGATATTAGCTACACGGGCTGCCGAATTGAGCTTCCGCAGAAGGCGGCGATGCATGAAGGCAAGAAGGTCAGGCTGCAAATTATCGGCTCGGCGTTCGAGGCAAATGGTCGCCTTATCCGCGTGGGCTGGGCCAAGCGCAATAAGATGACAGCGGCCATTGTATTTGATGAAGCTTTTGATTTAAGCCTGCTGCTGGGGGAGTCCAGCAGCATACCGCCAAGCAAGGAGCTGCGTTCTGGCATTGTACCGGCAGAAGCAAACTCCAAGTCATAG